A window of the Butyricimonas virosa genome harbors these coding sequences:
- the kdpB gene encoding potassium-transporting ATPase subunit KdpB, with amino-acid sequence MKSNKSTSLFPRELVLESLKQSFVKLNPRLMVKNPVMFTVEICTVLMIVATLYFLFAGITDQGSFGYNVAVSIILFITLLFANFAEAIAEARGKAQADSLRKTREETPAKMIVNGKVQVVSSSQLKKGDVFECEAGDVIPSDGEIIEGLASIDESAITGESAPVIREAGGDKSSVTGGTKVLSDKIRVQVTTQPGESFLDKMIALVEGASRQKTPNEIALTILLAGFTLVFVIVCATLKPFGDYVGTNITVAAFISLFVCLIPTTIGGLLSAIGIAGMDRALRANVITKSGKAVETAGDVDTLLLDKTGTITIGNRKATRFYPSAGVDERHFVRACMLSSLSDETPEGKSIVELGRESHLRMRDIDTAVTRMIKFTAETRCSGVDLADGTRIRKGAFDSIRAIAERAGNEFPLETEQRIRTISGNGGTPLVVCENEKILGVIELQDIIKPGIRERFERLRKMGVKTVMVTGDNPLTAKYIAQKAGVDDFIAEAKPEDKMEYIRKEQQEGKLVAMMGDGTNDAPALAQADVGVAMNSGTQAAKEAGNMVDLDNDPTKLIEIVEIGKQLLMTRGTLTTFSIANDVAKYFAIVPALFMATIPSLGVLNIMGLHSPESAILSAVIFNAVIIPLLIPLALKGVAYKPIGASALLRRNMLIYGLGGIIAPFIGIKLIDLLIGWLL; translated from the coding sequence ATGAAATCCAATAAATCAACTTCACTTTTCCCGCGGGAATTGGTGCTGGAGAGCTTAAAGCAGTCATTCGTGAAGTTAAACCCGCGACTGATGGTAAAGAATCCCGTGATGTTCACGGTGGAGATTTGTACGGTGTTGATGATTGTTGCCACGTTGTATTTTCTTTTTGCCGGGATCACGGATCAGGGATCATTCGGTTATAACGTGGCAGTTTCTATCATATTATTTATCACCTTGTTGTTTGCCAATTTCGCCGAGGCTATCGCCGAAGCGAGAGGGAAGGCACAGGCTGATAGTTTGCGAAAAACGAGAGAGGAGACTCCGGCGAAGATGATTGTGAACGGTAAAGTACAGGTGGTCAGTAGCTCCCAATTGAAGAAAGGGGATGTCTTCGAGTGTGAGGCCGGGGACGTGATTCCTTCCGACGGGGAAATTATCGAGGGATTAGCCTCTATTGACGAGAGTGCCATCACGGGTGAGAGCGCCCCGGTGATCCGCGAGGCGGGAGGGGACAAGAGTTCCGTGACCGGGGGAACCAAGGTCCTTTCCGATAAGATCCGTGTACAGGTGACGACCCAGCCGGGCGAGAGTTTTTTGGATAAGATGATCGCTCTGGTGGAAGGTGCATCTCGCCAGAAGACCCCGAACGAGATCGCGCTGACCATCCTGTTGGCCGGGTTCACGCTGGTGTTCGTGATTGTCTGTGCGACGCTGAAACCTTTTGGTGATTACGTGGGAACCAATATCACGGTGGCAGCTTTTATATCTCTGTTCGTGTGCTTGATCCCGACGACAATCGGGGGATTGCTTTCGGCTATCGGTATCGCCGGGATGGACCGGGCGTTACGTGCCAACGTGATTACAAAATCGGGTAAGGCGGTCGAAACGGCGGGTGATGTAGATACGTTGTTGTTGGATAAAACAGGTACGATCACGATCGGTAACCGGAAGGCCACTCGTTTTTATCCTTCTGCCGGGGTGGATGAACGGCATTTCGTGAGAGCCTGTATGTTGTCTTCGCTTTCCGACGAGACACCGGAAGGAAAGTCTATCGTGGAACTAGGGCGGGAGAGTCATCTCCGGATGAGGGATATTGACACGGCCGTGACCCGGATGATCAAGTTTACTGCCGAAACCCGTTGTTCCGGGGTGGACTTGGCAGACGGTACCCGGATTCGGAAAGGGGCTTTCGATTCCATTCGCGCGATTGCGGAGAGAGCCGGGAACGAATTCCCGCTGGAAACGGAACAAAGGATTCGTACGATTTCCGGTAACGGGGGAACACCGCTGGTGGTTTGCGAGAACGAGAAGATTCTGGGAGTTATCGAGTTACAGGATATTATAAAGCCGGGTATCCGGGAACGTTTCGAGCGGTTGCGTAAAATGGGTGTGAAAACGGTTATGGTAACTGGGGATAATCCGTTGACTGCAAAGTATATTGCCCAGAAAGCCGGGGTGGATGATTTTATTGCCGAGGCAAAACCAGAGGACAAGATGGAGTACATCCGGAAGGAACAGCAAGAAGGGAAATTAGTTGCCATGATGGGAGACGGAACGAATGATGCCCCGGCCTTGGCACAGGCCGACGTGGGGGTTGCTATGAACAGTGGAACACAGGCAGCGAAAGAGGCGGGAAATATGGTTGATTTGGACAATGACCCGACGAAGTTAATCGAAATAGTAGAAATCGGGAAGCAGCTATTGATGACACGGGGTACGTTGACCACGTTTAGCATAGCGAACGATGTCGCCAAGTATTTCGCTATCGTTCCTGCCTTGTTCATGGCAACAATCCCCTCGCTGGGCGTGTTGAATATCATGGGATTACACAGCCCCGAAAGCGCGATTCTTTCTGCGGTGATCTTTAACGCTGTTATCATCCCGTTGCTGATTCCGTTGGCGTTGAAGGGGGTGGCTTACAAACCGATCGGAGCCTCAGCCTTGTTACGTCGGAATATGCTGATCTACGGGTTGGGAGGAATTATTGCCCCGTTTATCGGGATTAAGTTGATCGATCTACTGATCGGTTGGTTATTATAA
- a CDS encoding YdcF family protein, with protein MKQIVLTLGAPNDEQGNLSPMAVDRLECTLGLYLHNDDVKILCTGGFGESFNTTNHPHAYYSKRFLIERGVKESDFLEFALTTNTVEDFRMSKPIIERERPDLLLIVTSDFHMERVKLLHGLILNYPHTVFIPAKSSLSGEELAPLVLHEKFAVKSLRDRDFKLY; from the coding sequence ATGAAACAGATCGTTTTAACATTGGGGGCACCGAATGATGAACAGGGAAATTTAAGCCCGATGGCGGTGGATCGGCTAGAGTGTACATTAGGGCTTTATCTTCATAATGATGATGTGAAGATTCTTTGTACCGGGGGATTTGGTGAATCATTCAACACGACCAATCATCCTCATGCCTATTATTCAAAACGTTTTTTGATCGAGCGAGGAGTAAAGGAAAGTGATTTCTTAGAATTCGCACTGACCACGAATACGGTAGAGGACTTCCGGATGTCAAAACCGATAATCGAGCGGGAAAGGCCGGATTTGTTGTTAATTGTTACTTCTGATTTTCACATGGAGCGGGTGAAATTACTACATGGTCTTATTTTGAACTATCCCCATACGGTTTTTATTCCGGCAAAATCAAGTCTGTCAGGAGAAGAGTTAGCTCCTTTGGTTTTACACGAGAAGTTTGCCGTCAAGAGTTTACGGGATCGGGATTTTAAACTGTATTAA
- a CDS encoding K(+)-transporting ATPase subunit C: protein MKSNLLKSFRLTLVFCVFFSVFYILVLWLFAKVAGPNGGNAEVAVLDGKVVGGANVGQNFTKDIYFWGRPSCAGDGYDATSSAGSNKATTNPEYLKEVESRIDTFLVKHPYLKREEVPADIVTASASGLDPDISVTSAYVQVKRVAKARGMSEEAVKAIVEKVKQGPLLGMFGPSKVNVLKLNMALDEKAD from the coding sequence ATGAAATCGAATTTATTGAAATCGTTCAGATTGACCCTTGTATTTTGTGTTTTTTTTAGTGTTTTCTACATACTTGTCCTTTGGTTGTTTGCCAAGGTGGCAGGACCGAACGGTGGAAACGCCGAGGTGGCAGTGCTTGACGGGAAAGTGGTCGGGGGTGCTAACGTGGGACAGAATTTCACGAAGGATATTTATTTCTGGGGACGGCCTTCCTGTGCCGGTGACGGGTACGATGCAACCAGTTCGGCCGGAAGTAACAAGGCAACGACGAACCCGGAGTATCTGAAGGAGGTGGAGAGTCGTATCGATACCTTTCTCGTGAAACATCCCTACCTGAAACGGGAGGAAGTGCCTGCCGACATCGTGACGGCCAGCGCTAGCGGTTTGGACCCGGATATTTCCGTGACTTCAGCCTACGTGCAGGTGAAACGAGTTGCCAAAGCCCGGGGGATGTCGGAAGAGGCGGTGAAAGCGATTGTTGAAAAGGTGAAACAAGGCCCCTTGTTGGGAATGTTCGGCCCGTCGAAAGTGAATGTTCTAAAACTAAATATGGCCTTGGACGAGAAAGCCGATTAG
- a CDS encoding sigma-54-dependent transcriptional regulator has product MNKVLIIDDEDQLRGLLSRIIGLEGYEVFQADSCKNGLKQLALHDPDVVLCDVRLPDGNGVELIAEIKRVKPLAEVIMLTAHGNIPDGVQAIKNGAFDYLTKGDDNNRIIPLISRAMDQVAKAKQESQAEILVDREYSFDTILGSSMAIREAIALAKKVSVTDVPVLLTGETGTGKEVFAQAIHRNSERAKKSFVAVNCAAFSKELLESEMFGHKAGSFTGALKDKKGLFEEANHGTIFLDEIGEMAFDLQAKLLRILEAGEFIKIGDTKPTKVDVRVIAATNRDLTKEIENGHFREDLYYRLSVFCIPLPPLRERVEDIEVYTRAFVQYFGAKMKKKGLEVHPDYMECLKRYGWHGNVRELRNVVERSIVIAGEGQLTVDDLPLELRRPVPAAGETGGFSDFDMANIEKNHIRRVLQHTGGNKTEAARLMRIGLTTLYRKIEEYGLGDK; this is encoded by the coding sequence ATGAATAAAGTACTAATTATAGACGATGAAGATCAATTAAGGGGATTATTATCCCGGATTATAGGGCTGGAGGGGTACGAGGTCTTCCAGGCGGATTCCTGTAAGAACGGGTTAAAGCAATTGGCTTTGCACGATCCGGACGTGGTGTTGTGTGACGTGCGTTTGCCGGACGGGAACGGGGTGGAGTTGATTGCCGAGATCAAGCGGGTAAAGCCGCTGGCGGAGGTGATCATGCTGACGGCCCACGGGAATATTCCCGATGGGGTGCAGGCAATCAAAAACGGGGCGTTTGATTATCTAACGAAAGGGGATGATAATAACCGGATTATCCCGTTGATCAGTCGGGCTATGGATCAGGTGGCAAAGGCCAAGCAGGAGAGTCAGGCGGAGATTCTGGTAGATCGGGAATACTCGTTTGACACGATTCTGGGGAGTTCAATGGCAATTCGGGAGGCTATTGCGCTGGCAAAGAAGGTTTCCGTGACTGATGTTCCCGTGCTATTAACGGGGGAAACCGGAACGGGGAAAGAGGTGTTCGCACAGGCGATTCACCGGAATAGCGAACGGGCCAAGAAGTCTTTCGTGGCGGTGAATTGTGCGGCTTTCAGCAAGGAGTTGCTGGAGAGCGAGATGTTTGGACATAAGGCGGGTTCTTTCACGGGCGCTTTGAAGGACAAAAAGGGACTGTTCGAAGAGGCGAATCATGGCACGATATTCTTGGATGAGATCGGGGAGATGGCGTTCGATTTACAGGCGAAGTTGCTGCGTATTCTGGAGGCTGGTGAATTTATTAAAATAGGAGATACGAAACCCACGAAGGTGGACGTGCGGGTGATTGCCGCCACGAACCGGGATTTGACAAAAGAGATCGAGAACGGACATTTCCGGGAGGATTTATATTATCGGCTTTCCGTATTTTGTATTCCGCTTCCGCCGTTGCGGGAACGGGTGGAGGATATAGAAGTGTACACGCGGGCTTTCGTGCAATATTTCGGGGCAAAAATGAAGAAGAAGGGGCTAGAGGTTCATCCGGATTACATGGAATGCTTGAAACGTTACGGCTGGCATGGAAATGTCCGGGAATTGCGAAACGTGGTGGAACGGAGTATCGTGATTGCGGGAGAGGGGCAGTTGACGGTGGATGATCTGCCGCTTGAATTGCGACGTCCGGTCCCGGCCGCGGGAGAAACGGGTGGATTTTCCGATTTTGACATGGCGAATATCGAGAAGAATCATATCCGGAGGGTTCTTCAACACACGGGGGGCAACAAGACGGAGGCAGCCCGGTTGATGCGTATCGGGTTAACTACTTTGTACCGTAAAATTGAGGAATACGGGTTGGGAGACAAATAA
- a CDS encoding efflux RND transporter permease subunit, whose protein sequence is MKPGFFIDRPIFSAVLSIVIVLVGFIGLFLLPVDQYPQITPPVVKISASYPGASAVTVSQAVATPIEQELNGTPGMLYMESSSSNSGGLSITVTFDISTDAELAAVDIQNRVKLAESRLPAEVVQNGIKVEKQSSSQLMTLTLTSSDPRFDEIYLSNFATINVLDVLKRVPGVGRVSNIGSRYYAMQIWILPDRMANFGLTIKDLQNVLKDQNRESAAGVLGQQPMSGTDITIPITAPGRLSSVNEFEEIVVRANPDGSIIRLRDVARVSLEASSYNTESGLNGENAAVLGIYMLPGANAMEVAKNVVKAMEEISKDFPEGVSYNIPFDITTYISESIHEVYKTLFEALFLVIFVVFLSLQSWRASLIPLVAVPVSLIGTFGFMLAFGFSLNMLTLLGLVLAIGIVVDDAIVVVEGVERIMEEEGLSPYKATRKAMKELTGALVATSLVLGAVFVPVSFLPGITGMLYRQFAITIVVSVLISLVVALTLSPAMCAILLRPSNGKKNFVFRKINEWLARGNNKYVHFLQRALANPRRIIAGFGMAIVFIIVLNRVIPSSFLPEEDQGYFKVELALPEGATLERTRKVTERAVDYLKEHPAVAYVQSVAGSSPRVGTNQSRSELTVILKPWEERKKGGMSLKEVMNDVRTEFKQYPEALVFLSTPPVIPGLGTSGGFELQVEARNGATFENLVDAVDTLVKYAANDKALSGVSSSLQAEIPQLYFDVDRDRAQFLGIPLADIFSTMKAYTGSVYVNDFNMFNRVYKVYMQAEAPYRMQKENLNMFFVKTSKGNMVPLTALGKAENTTGPGLIKRFNMFTTAVINGEAAPGHSSGEAMRAIEKLAREHLPDNIGTEWSGLSFQEKKAEGQTGMVMSLVFIFVFLFLAALYESWFVPIAVLLSLPIAALGAYLGVWVFGLENDVYFQIGLVTLIGLAAKNAILIVEFAKVEVDKGVDAVQAAITAARARFRPILMTSLAFVLGMLPMVLATGPGSASRHSIGTGIFFGMIVAISVGIVLVPFFFVQIYKVKMWKKK, encoded by the coding sequence ATGAAACCCGGTTTCTTTATTGACAGACCGATATTCTCGGCTGTGCTATCTATCGTCATCGTGCTGGTAGGATTCATCGGGTTGTTCCTGCTTCCCGTGGACCAGTACCCGCAAATCACCCCTCCCGTCGTGAAAATATCCGCATCCTATCCAGGTGCCAGTGCCGTTACCGTTTCACAGGCGGTAGCCACTCCCATCGAACAGGAATTGAACGGAACGCCGGGAATGTTATACATGGAATCGAGTAGCTCCAACTCGGGAGGTCTATCGATTACCGTGACTTTCGACATATCCACGGATGCCGAACTGGCCGCCGTCGATATTCAGAACCGCGTGAAACTGGCAGAATCCCGTCTCCCGGCAGAAGTCGTGCAGAACGGGATCAAGGTGGAGAAACAATCTTCCAGCCAGTTGATGACTCTCACGCTGACCTCATCCGACCCTCGTTTTGACGAGATATACCTCAGTAACTTCGCCACTATCAACGTGCTTGACGTGCTGAAACGTGTTCCCGGCGTGGGACGTGTTTCCAACATCGGTAGCCGTTACTACGCCATGCAAATCTGGATTCTCCCCGACCGTATGGCCAACTTCGGGTTAACGATCAAAGACTTACAGAACGTACTGAAAGATCAGAACCGGGAATCCGCGGCCGGGGTACTCGGCCAGCAACCGATGAGCGGGACGGACATCACCATCCCCATCACGGCTCCGGGACGTCTTTCCTCCGTAAACGAATTTGAAGAAATTGTCGTCCGGGCAAATCCCGACGGTTCCATCATCCGTTTGCGCGACGTGGCGAGAGTATCGCTGGAGGCCAGCTCGTACAACACGGAAAGTGGATTGAACGGTGAGAATGCTGCCGTACTCGGCATCTACATGCTCCCCGGTGCGAATGCCATGGAAGTGGCCAAGAACGTGGTGAAAGCCATGGAAGAAATCAGTAAAGATTTTCCGGAAGGAGTAAGTTATAACATCCCTTTCGATATCACGACTTACATCTCGGAATCCATCCACGAGGTATATAAAACCCTGTTCGAGGCGCTTTTCCTCGTGATCTTCGTCGTGTTCCTCTCCCTCCAAAGCTGGCGGGCCTCCCTGATTCCCCTCGTTGCCGTTCCCGTGTCCCTGATCGGAACTTTCGGGTTCATGCTGGCCTTCGGGTTCTCGCTGAATATGCTGACCCTGTTGGGACTAGTACTTGCCATCGGTATTGTCGTCGATGATGCCATCGTGGTCGTCGAGGGTGTTGAACGTATCATGGAAGAAGAGGGATTGTCGCCCTACAAGGCCACCCGTAAAGCCATGAAAGAGCTGACGGGAGCGCTGGTTGCCACCTCGCTCGTGCTGGGAGCCGTGTTTGTACCCGTGAGTTTCCTGCCGGGAATCACCGGTATGCTTTACCGTCAGTTTGCCATCACGATCGTGGTGTCCGTGTTGATCTCGCTGGTTGTGGCCCTGACGCTAAGCCCCGCCATGTGTGCCATCCTGTTACGCCCGTCTAACGGGAAGAAGAACTTCGTATTCCGTAAAATCAACGAGTGGCTCGCCCGCGGGAATAACAAATACGTTCATTTCCTGCAACGGGCTCTTGCCAACCCCCGACGAATCATCGCCGGGTTCGGAATGGCAATCGTCTTCATCATCGTGTTAAACCGGGTAATCCCCAGTAGTTTCCTGCCGGAGGAAGACCAAGGATATTTCAAAGTAGAACTGGCGTTGCCTGAAGGAGCCACGCTGGAACGCACCCGCAAGGTGACGGAACGTGCTGTCGATTACCTGAAGGAACACCCTGCCGTGGCATACGTGCAGAGCGTGGCGGGAAGTAGTCCCCGTGTCGGAACAAACCAATCCCGCTCGGAATTGACCGTTATCCTCAAACCGTGGGAAGAACGCAAGAAAGGCGGAATGTCTTTGAAAGAAGTGATGAATGATGTCCGCACCGAATTCAAACAATACCCGGAGGCCCTTGTATTCCTCTCCACCCCGCCCGTTATCCCCGGATTGGGAACGTCGGGAGGATTCGAACTACAAGTGGAAGCTCGTAACGGGGCCACCTTCGAGAATCTGGTAGATGCTGTCGACACGCTGGTGAAATACGCTGCAAATGACAAGGCCCTTTCCGGGGTATCTTCCTCGTTGCAGGCCGAGATTCCCCAGTTGTACTTTGACGTGGACCGTGACCGGGCCCAATTCCTAGGAATACCCCTAGCCGATATATTCTCCACGATGAAAGCGTACACGGGTTCGGTATATGTCAATGACTTCAACATGTTCAACCGGGTTTACAAGGTATATATGCAAGCGGAAGCCCCCTACCGGATGCAAAAAGAGAACCTCAACATGTTCTTCGTGAAGACATCCAAAGGAAACATGGTTCCCCTGACGGCCCTCGGTAAAGCGGAAAATACCACGGGACCCGGATTAATCAAGCGATTCAACATGTTCACGACCGCTGTCATCAACGGTGAAGCCGCCCCGGGCCATAGTTCCGGTGAGGCCATGAGAGCCATCGAGAAACTGGCACGTGAACACCTGCCCGACAACATCGGTACGGAATGGAGCGGTCTTTCCTTCCAAGAGAAGAAAGCGGAAGGACAAACCGGGATGGTGATGTCGCTCGTCTTCATCTTCGTGTTCCTCTTCCTTGCCGCTTTGTACGAGAGTTGGTTCGTGCCTATCGCCGTGTTATTATCCCTGCCGATTGCCGCTCTCGGAGCTTATCTCGGCGTGTGGGTATTCGGGTTGGAAAACGACGTGTACTTCCAGATCGGTTTGGTAACGCTAATCGGACTGGCAGCCAAGAATGCCATTTTGATCGTGGAATTCGCCAAGGTAGAAGTGGATAAAGGCGTTGATGCCGTACAAGCGGCCATCACCGCTGCCCGAGCCCGGTTCCGCCCGATCTTGATGACCTCTCTGGCCTTCGTACTCGGTATGTTGCCCATGGTACTTGCCACGGGTCCCGGATCGGCCAGCCGTCATTCCATCGGTACCGGAATCTTCTTCGGTATGATCGTTGCCATCTCCGTCGGGATCGTCCTTGTACCCTTCTTCTTCGTGCAAATTTATAAGGTAAAAATGTGGAAAAAGAAATAG
- a CDS encoding efflux transporter outer membrane subunit, producing MKHYHIILAAILIGSLATSCKIGKKYTRPELDLPTTIADTNSSDTTTVADIQWPTIYTDTVLQRLINTALTYNKDLLAAAARVKESRYAHRMEKANLFPKVGADALAEREYDRSPGNTFNVEATLSWELDLWGKLRWSSQASLAAYLQTVEGQRALHMRLVSQVAQAYFELRALDMELSIVKQTHEARVESVRLAKLRFEGGLTSETAYRQAQVELAKTTTLVPDLERQIRLKENEISLLTGHYPGDIPRGANIDRQTLLTDLPVGLPSSLLERRPDIRQAEYKLKAANAKVGVAYTSLFPQITLTARYGREDSELSDFLKAPYFYLGGKLLAPVFNAGSNRARLKAARAALEAETYSYQQTVLSAFKEVDNALTTFSKIRDMRESRARLEEAARSYMELANLQYINGVISYLDVLDAQRGYFDAQIGLNNAVRDELLSVVNLYKALGGGWQ from the coding sequence ATGAAACACTATCACATCATACTTGCTGCCATTCTTATTGGAAGTTTAGCGACTTCCTGCAAGATCGGTAAGAAATATACCCGTCCGGAACTGGATTTACCGACAACCATTGCCGACACGAACAGTTCGGACACGACGACCGTGGCTGACATCCAATGGCCGACGATCTACACGGACACCGTGTTACAACGTCTAATCAACACGGCACTCACTTACAACAAGGATCTGCTGGCTGCCGCAGCCCGGGTGAAAGAAAGTCGTTACGCCCACCGCATGGAGAAAGCGAATCTCTTCCCCAAAGTCGGAGCAGACGCCCTCGCGGAAAGGGAATATGACCGTTCTCCCGGTAACACGTTCAACGTGGAGGCCACCCTCTCTTGGGAACTTGACCTCTGGGGAAAACTCCGCTGGAGTTCACAGGCCAGTTTGGCTGCCTATCTCCAAACCGTGGAAGGACAAAGGGCCCTACACATGAGGTTAGTTTCCCAAGTGGCACAAGCCTATTTCGAGCTACGGGCTCTTGACATGGAATTAAGTATTGTCAAACAGACCCACGAGGCTCGTGTAGAGAGTGTTCGTCTGGCAAAACTACGTTTCGAAGGCGGATTGACTTCCGAAACAGCCTATCGTCAGGCACAAGTGGAACTAGCGAAGACCACGACACTCGTTCCCGACCTTGAAAGACAGATCCGGTTGAAAGAAAACGAAATATCCTTGCTCACGGGCCATTATCCCGGTGACATCCCCCGCGGAGCGAACATAGATCGACAGACGCTGCTGACCGATCTCCCGGTAGGATTACCCTCTTCCCTGCTTGAACGCCGTCCCGACATCCGGCAAGCGGAATATAAACTAAAAGCGGCAAACGCTAAAGTTGGTGTTGCCTATACCAGCCTTTTCCCGCAAATCACGCTGACGGCCAGATACGGACGGGAAGATAGCGAACTCAGCGACTTCCTGAAGGCACCTTACTTTTACCTGGGAGGTAAACTACTCGCCCCCGTGTTCAATGCCGGGAGCAACCGGGCTCGTCTTAAAGCCGCCCGTGCCGCACTGGAGGCCGAGACGTACAGCTATCAACAGACCGTTCTATCCGCGTTCAAGGAAGTTGATAATGCCTTGACCACGTTCTCGAAAATACGGGATATGCGGGAATCAAGAGCCCGGTTGGAAGAGGCCGCCCGCTCGTACATGGAACTAGCCAACTTGCAATATATTAACGGGGTGATCAGTTACCTGGACGTGTTGGATGCCCAAAGAGGTTACTTCGATGCCCAGATCGGCCTGAACAATGCCGTGCGGGACGAACTGCTTTCCGTCGTTAATCTTTACAAGGCATTAGGTGGGGGATGGCAATAA
- the kdpA gene encoding potassium-transporting ATPase subunit KdpA has protein sequence MNTEILGSVLQVVLLLVLAYPLGRYIAKVYKGERVWTDFMAPVEKWMFKLGGINPEESMNWKKFLVALLTINLFWFFWGMFLLVFQGHLPLNPDGNVGQTPDQAFNTCISFMVNCNLQHYSGESGLTYFTQLFVIMLFQFITAATGMAALAGIFRAMAAKTTRDFGNFWALLVKSCTRILLPLALVVGFILIIEGVPMGFDGKMEVITLEGQTQMISQGPTAAIVPIKQLGTNGGGYFGVNSSHPLENPTFLTNMTECWSILIIPMAMVFALGFYLKRKKLAYTIFGVMLFAFLVGVFAAHYFEMRGSEQINELGIAQELGSMEGKEIRIGSAGTALWSQVTTVTSNGSVNGMHDSLTPITGMFTMLNMMINCWFGGVGVGFMNYYVFIIIAVFISGLMVGRTPEFLGKKVEAREMKIAMIVALAHPFFILLFTAIASFLAAHNPELAGAWLNNPSFHGLSEMLYEYTSSAANNGSGFEGLSDNTYFWNYTCGIVLIMGRYLPIVGQVAIAGLLASKKFIPESAGTLKTDTTTFAVMTFLVIFIVAALSFFPSLTLGPIADYLSF, from the coding sequence ATGAATACAGAGATTCTAGGTAGTGTGTTGCAGGTCGTCCTGTTGCTAGTACTGGCTTATCCGCTGGGACGTTACATTGCAAAAGTGTACAAGGGGGAGCGTGTATGGACGGATTTTATGGCTCCCGTGGAGAAATGGATGTTTAAATTAGGCGGTATAAACCCGGAAGAGTCAATGAACTGGAAGAAATTCTTGGTGGCATTGTTGACGATCAACCTGTTTTGGTTCTTCTGGGGAATGTTCCTTCTGGTCTTCCAGGGGCATCTGCCGTTGAACCCGGATGGGAATGTGGGACAAACCCCCGATCAGGCGTTCAACACCTGTATCAGTTTCATGGTAAACTGTAATTTGCAGCATTATAGCGGTGAATCGGGATTGACTTATTTCACTCAGTTGTTCGTGATCATGTTGTTTCAGTTTATCACAGCCGCCACGGGTATGGCTGCGTTGGCCGGGATATTCCGGGCGATGGCAGCCAAAACGACACGGGATTTCGGTAACTTCTGGGCGTTGCTCGTGAAGAGTTGTACCCGAATCTTGTTACCGTTAGCCTTGGTTGTTGGTTTTATCTTGATCATAGAAGGTGTTCCGATGGGCTTTGACGGGAAAATGGAAGTGATCACGTTGGAAGGACAGACCCAGATGATTTCACAGGGACCGACGGCTGCCATCGTGCCGATCAAGCAGTTAGGGACGAATGGCGGTGGTTATTTCGGGGTGAATTCTTCCCATCCTTTGGAGAATCCGACTTTCTTGACGAACATGACGGAATGTTGGTCGATATTAATTATCCCGATGGCGATGGTGTTCGCACTGGGATTCTATTTGAAACGCAAAAAGTTAGCATACACGATCTTCGGTGTGATGTTGTTTGCCTTCCTAGTGGGAGTTTTTGCTGCCCATTATTTTGAAATGCGAGGCAGTGAGCAGATCAACGAGCTGGGAATAGCCCAAGAACTGGGAAGCATGGAAGGTAAAGAAATCCGTATCGGTTCCGCGGGTACGGCCCTGTGGAGCCAGGTGACTACGGTAACATCCAATGGTTCCGTGAACGGTATGCACGATAGCCTGACTCCCATCACGGGAATGTTCACGATGTTGAACATGATGATAAACTGTTGGTTCGGCGGTGTCGGAGTGGGATTCATGAATTACTACGTGTTTATCATCATAGCCGTATTTATCAGTGGATTGATGGTAGGGCGTACCCCGGAGTTCCTAGGGAAGAAGGTGGAGGCGAGAGAAATGAAGATTGCCATGATCGTGGCATTGGCTCACCCGTTCTTTATCTTGTTGTTCACGGCGATAGCTAGTTTCTTGGCGGCACACAATCCCGAACTGGCAGGAGCTTGGCTGAATAACCCTTCGTTCCACGGTTTAAGCGAGATGCTGTACGAGTACACCTCTTCGGCAGCCAATAACGGTTCCGGTTTCGAGGGGTTGAGCGATAACACCTATTTTTGGAACTACACGTGCGGTATCGTGCTGATCATGGGGCGTTATCTCCCGATTGTCGGTCAGGTGGCCATTGCCGGGTTGCTGGCAAGTAAGAAGTTTATCCCGGAGAGCGCGGGTACGCTAAAGACGGACACGACGACTTTTGCCGTCATGACTTTCCTCGTAATCTTTATCGTGGCAGCCTTGTCGTTCTTCCCGTCATTGACGTTAGGGCCTATCGCTGATTATTTATCATTTTAG